The region CGAGAATATTTTATTAATATCTTTTATCGTCCTTAATGCCAAAACGTCTTAAAACGCTTTATTTTGCATAGCCTAATATTCCGCGTGCTTCGGTTAGGCTTAAAATACCGCTTTGTGCCAGTGAAGTTACCAGCTCTCCGTCGTCTTTAAAGCTGCTTACGTCAAGAGGTTTTAGCTTTATAGGAAAGCCGATGCTATCAAAACCACTCTATTTGCTCTTGCTTTGGTATGATAGTTAGCTCGTTAAAGCTATGAAGCTGTCCTATAACTTCACTTCCGCCGCCAAGTTGCCCCGAGCTTATTACGCCCATCATTCTTGGCGGCACTCCGTGAGCGGTGATGATCTCGTCTCGGTTTAAATTTTTAAGCTTTTCAAAGCTAATATCTTGCACCTTGCTTAGATCTTCGATGCGAACCTTTGCGTTTTCTCCATTTGCGGTTAATATAAGCGTTTTATGAGCGTTGTTTGTACCCCTGAAATTTGAGCCGAAAAACTCTTTAAAGGCGTTTAGCTGCATCTCATCGGGTTCTGAGTTTTCAAATATAACCGCAGTATCCGCACGTGCGGAATTATCAAAAAAAGCGTTATTAAAGCTGTCGGCTTTTTGATTGGTTAAAAGCGGTAAAAGAGTGCCTAAGTAATCGGGCTCGCCGTAATACCTACTGCGCGACGAATAGTAATATAGATGTCTTGCGTTTAGCACTATTTTACGGCCGTCTTTTAGTTGAAAAACCTCTCTATTTTCATTTACGCGCCCTTCGATACTAGGTAAAAAATAGATGTTTTTACCGGCGATCTCCATAAAGGCGTTACCGAAAATTTCAAGATTTAGTATAAAAGCGTATAAAAAATCTTTTGGCGTCATGCCTTGCCTTTCAAGCTTTGATCCGTCCTGTATATTTGAAAGAAGAGAAGCTTTTAGCTGTATGGCGCGACGATGATAGGTATTTACATAAAACAGATCAAGCATCATATCAAAGCCGAAAAACGGCTCGACAAGTCCGCCGCCGTCTTTGCTCTCATCGGTTAATTGAACACTATCGCTTACGCTTTTAAAAATTACTTGCATATATATCCTAAAACATTTATTTCAAAAACGCCATTTTATGATAAAAATTTTTTGTTTTCTAGCTAGATACGACATATATGTCATATCTAGGTTTTTTAAAATTTTATTTTTTGCCAAAATGCACGCAATATTTTAAAGGAGCGTAATAGATGAGTAAAGAGATCACAAATATGCAAATAAAACTAATCTCGCTTGTTAGTGCGGGAGTGAACAATAAAAAGATCATTTACAAAAATGAGAATTTTAACGAGCTTTTACGAGTCGATTTTAAAAAGAGCGATGATGAGCAAGGCGTAGTTTACGGGATCGTGTATGTGCCTGACGAAGTCGATACGCAAGGAGATTGTGCAAATGCAAACGAGATAAAAAAAGCCGCTTATAACTTTATGAAAAGAGCGGATCTTGGATACTGCGTTGACGTAAATCACGATTTTAACATCACAAATGCCTATATCTGCGAAAGCTGGATAGTAAAAAGCAAAGATGAGTTTTTTAGCGAGATCGGAGCATGGGCGGTCGGCATAAAGCTAGAAGATGAAGATCTAAAACAGATGGTAAAAAACGGAGCAATAACGGGCTTATCAATGTATGGAAGCGGCATTATAAAAAGTGCCGAGCCCGACACCACCAAAGGCGGCGTAATGGCCGTGCTAAAAGAGTTTTTCGGCTCAAGCGAAAATTTAAAAAAATAAACTTCAAAAAACAAAGGAGAGACAATGGATGAAAACAAGGTAGAGGAGCTTGTAAAAGCGGGCATAAGCACAAGCGAGGCAAAGCTTGAGGCACTTGAAAAATCAGTAGGCGAACTAACCGCAAAGCTTGAGGCGATCACGTGTGAGCTTAGCAAATCAAAACAAGACGAGACGATCAAAAAACAAGAAAATTCACCAAGCAAAGGAATACTATAATGAACGCACTAAATGAGATCTTAAAAACGAGTATGAATGCGACTAACGTTACGCTTTCAGGTGCACTTACGCCCGAGCAAGTGCATAACTTTGTCGATGTTATCAAGCAAAATAACGGCTTTTTGCAAAAAATTCACACCGAAAAGATGGGTAGATTAACCAAAGAGCTTGACGCATGGGATGTAGCTAATGGTATTTTAGTGCGTGTGTCAAGCGGAGATAAACCAAACGATAACCAAAGGGTCGCACTTAATAAAGTCGGCACAAAGCTTGACGCAAAAAGCGTTCAGCTCTTTGCTCGCATACTTCAAGATGTGCTAGAGGACAACAAATCAAACCCTAAATTTGAAAGCGAGACGTTTGAGAGCTTTGCAAAGGCTTTTGGTAACGATCTTGCGCTGTTTGGCTTTATCGGAGAAAGCGATACGTATGACGGCAGCTTTAAGACTCTTCATAAGGGTTGGGTTGCCGTAGCAAAAGACTCTAGCAAGGCCACAAAACTAACCTATGCGTCAAACGATAAAAGATAGACTAATCGCGCTTGTAGCTTCTTTACACCCTGATATTTTAAGCCAAGCGGTGATCCTTATCAGCCCGGCTGACGCACAGGAGTATAACAAAGAACTTGCCGCGTTAAATTCTCCGACGTATCTAATACAAGGCGGAGCGGATAAAATTTTAGGAGTACCGCTTGAGGTAACGCCTTTAATGCCAAAAGGAGAGTATCTGGCTACTCCGCTTAAAAATTTAGTTTTAGGCACGGTGCTTGATATTCGCCGCAACAGATGGTATGACGCGGAGGAGCGTGCACTAAAATACGTCTTTGACCTATATGTTGATTACGAGATAGTCATCAAAAAATGGGTTAGCTATATGAAACAAGCTTAAATGGCAAAAATGGAGTATATCGCGACTAAAAACATCTGCATAAAAGGCAGCTTTGTAAAAGAGGGCGAGAGCGTACGGCTTAGCGATGAAGAGGCGAGCGTATATTTAAACGAGGGGATGATAGATTTTACCCCCGTTGCAGACGAGAGAGAAGAAACGAACGAAAGTAAAGAAGATGAAGCTAACGATTAAGTGCTTTAAAAATATAAATGACGGCACGATCGGTGAGTTTAAACTTATGCAAGGTAGTGAAGTTTTGTTAAGCGGTTATACTCTTGAGCAGGCAGGTCAGGATACAACTACGCCAAATCAAGATA is a window of Campylobacter anatolicus DNA encoding:
- a CDS encoding phage portal protein; protein product: MQVIFKSVSDSVQLTDESKDGGGLVEPFFGFDMMLDLFYVNTYHRRAIQLKASLLSNIQDGSKLERQGMTPKDFLYAFILNLEIFGNAFMEIAGKNIYFLPSIEGRVNENREVFQLKDGRKIVLNARHLYYYSSRSRYYGEPDYLGTLLPLLTNQKADSFNNAFFDNSARADTAVIFENSEPDEMQLNAFKEFFGSNFRGTNNAHKTLILTANGENAKVRIEDLSKVQDISFEKLKNLNRDEIITAHGVPPRMMGVISSGQLGGGSEVIGQLHSFNELTIIPKQEQIEWF
- a CDS encoding XkdF-like putative serine protease domain-containing protein; the protein is MSKEITNMQIKLISLVSAGVNNKKIIYKNENFNELLRVDFKKSDDEQGVVYGIVYVPDEVDTQGDCANANEIKKAAYNFMKRADLGYCVDVNHDFNITNAYICESWIVKSKDEFFSEIGAWAVGIKLEDEDLKQMVKNGAITGLSMYGSGIIKSAEPDTTKGGVMAVLKEFFGSSENLKK
- a CDS encoding phage major capsid protein, which translates into the protein MRQTIKDRLIALVASLHPDILSQAVILISPADAQEYNKELAALNSPTYLIQGGADKILGVPLEVTPLMPKGEYLATPLKNLVLGTVLDIRRNRWYDAEERALKYVFDLYVDYEIVIKKWVSYMKQA